From candidate division WOR-3 bacterium, one genomic window encodes:
- a CDS encoding flavin reductase family protein: MEKNLITNLREITRLFCCFPCVLVSCSYEGKDNIISIGMVHIFSFNPPLIGIGVAPTRYSYSLIKNSREFVINIPNKDMVEIVNFCGEKSGQEVDKFKELSLTKEKGVKVNCPRIKECPVNLECQVKYEIETGDHTWFIGEVLSCYVDKNYKKEENLLYWGGKYYSVGKVIKVRY, from the coding sequence ATGGAGAAAAATTTAATAACCAATTTAAGAGAGATAACCCGCCTTTTTTGTTGTTTTCCTTGTGTCTTGGTCTCCTGTTCTTATGAAGGAAAGGATAATATTATCAGTATCGGTATGGTTCACATCTTCTCTTTCAATCCACCATTGATTGGCATTGGTGTTGCGCCTACCCGTTATTCCTATTCTTTAATCAAAAATTCGCGGGAGTTTGTTATCAATATTCCCAATAAGGATATGGTAGAGATTGTCAATTTCTGTGGTGAGAAAAGCGGTCAGGAAGTTGATAAATTTAAAGAGCTCTCTCTAACGAAAGAGAAAGGAGTTAAGGTGAATTGTCCAAGAATAAAAGAATGTCCAGTAAATTTAGAATGTCAAGTAAAATACGAAATTGAAACTGGTGACCATACCTGGTTTATTGGTGAAGTCTTATCTTGTTATGTTGACAAAAATTATAAGAAAGAAGAGAATCTTTTATATTGGGGTGGTAAATATTATTCTGTTGGCAAGGTTATTAAGGTAAGGTATTAA